A genome region from Mycolicibacterium litorale includes the following:
- a CDS encoding serine hydrolase domain-containing protein: protein MPVPRRAAGALAVALLLTSCTGPSGSGPDERADSILQIVRDTMAEAHLRSAIVRVTENGREIVTGAVGDSMTGIPATPDMHFRNGAVAISYVATLLLLLVEDGTVGLDDRLSRWLPDVAHSDRVTLGQLAQMTSGYHDYVIGNDAFEKVLYANPFRAFTPDELLDFAVPEPLLYEPGTNWNYAHTNYVLLGLALEKATGRRMADLLEERVLGPLGLTGTRASLTAEIPEPALHAFTSERRTALGIPRNTGFYEESTFWNPSWTITHGAIQTSTITDLEATAVGIGSGELLSPESYRRMISTDLRGRTRTQPGCPTCLVMDDRYTYGLGIVISGDWLLQDPMFAGLGAVEAYLPARKLAIAVAVTFAPEAFDAKGDYPNSAQTLFARIAARLAPEDAPPIPR from the coding sequence ATGCCTGTCCCCCGCCGCGCAGCCGGCGCGCTCGCGGTGGCGCTCCTGCTCACCTCGTGCACCGGCCCCTCCGGCTCCGGTCCCGACGAGCGCGCCGACAGCATCCTGCAGATCGTGCGCGACACGATGGCCGAGGCCCACCTCAGATCGGCCATCGTCCGTGTCACCGAGAACGGCCGAGAGATCGTCACCGGTGCCGTCGGCGACTCGATGACCGGGATTCCCGCCACACCCGATATGCACTTCCGCAACGGCGCGGTGGCGATCTCCTACGTCGCCACACTGCTGCTGCTCCTCGTCGAAGACGGCACCGTCGGGCTCGACGACCGGCTGTCACGTTGGTTACCCGACGTAGCGCATTCCGACCGGGTGACGCTCGGCCAGCTCGCGCAGATGACCTCGGGCTACCACGATTACGTGATCGGTAACGATGCGTTCGAAAAAGTGTTGTACGCCAATCCCTTTCGGGCTTTCACGCCCGACGAACTCCTCGACTTCGCGGTACCCGAACCCCTCCTCTACGAGCCCGGCACCAACTGGAACTACGCCCACACCAATTACGTGCTGCTCGGGTTGGCGCTGGAGAAGGCGACCGGCAGGCGCATGGCCGATCTGCTCGAGGAGAGAGTCCTCGGCCCACTCGGACTGACCGGCACCCGCGCCTCACTGACCGCCGAGATCCCCGAACCGGCACTGCACGCGTTCACCTCCGAACGCCGCACCGCGCTCGGGATCCCTCGCAACACAGGGTTTTACGAAGAGTCGACGTTCTGGAACCCGTCGTGGACCATCACCCACGGCGCGATCCAGACCTCCACCATCACCGACCTCGAGGCGACCGCCGTCGGCATCGGATCCGGCGAGCTCCTGTCACCGGAGTCCTACCGCCGCATGATCTCCACCGACCTGCGGGGGCGCACCAGGACCCAACCCGGGTGCCCCACCTGCCTGGTGATGGACGACCGCTACACCTACGGGCTGGGCATCGTGATCTCGGGCGACTGGCTGCTGCAGGACCCGATGTTCGCCGGCCTCGGGGCCGTCGAGGCGTATCTGCCCGCCCGGAAGCTGGCGATCGCCGTGGCGGTCACATTCGCCCCCGAGGCGTTCGACGCCAAAGGCGACTACCCCAATTCCGCGCAGACGCTGTTCGCACGTATCGCCGCCCGACTCGCACCGGAGGACGCGCCGCCGATACCGCGGTGA
- a CDS encoding phospholipase D family protein: MADLSDWFLTADERGNPSTDLPAFCDGNLVEPLIHGATYFDALASEVEALGPGDHLFFTDWRGDPDQKMRDDGPTVRELFSAAAERGVVVKGLVWRSHLDQLSYSEAENQHLGEAIERAGGEVLLDQRVRIGGSHHQKLVVIRHPGAPERDVAFAGGIDLCHSRRDDESHRGDPQAIEMSKRYGDNPPWHDAQLRLRGPVVGALDSTFRERWNDPAPLDTLNPVAWVVDRLRGADLKADPLPEQPPDPPPCGPHAVQVLRTYPDAHFTYDFAPHGERSVARGYTKAVRRARRLIYLEDQYLWSKQVAELFAKALADNPDLHLIAVIPRYPDVDGRLALPPNQVGRSQAIDACRAAGPDRVHIFDVENHQGTPVYVHAKVCVVDDVWACVGSDNFNRRSWTHDSELSCAVLDDTRDERAPRDPAGLGDGARVFARDLRLRLMREHLDRSDDADLVDPADAVREITATAKALDDWYEGGQVGPRPPGRLRAHRTEELGRFTRMWAVPVYRMMYDPDGRSYRARLRGEW, encoded by the coding sequence ATGGCGGATCTGTCCGACTGGTTCCTCACGGCCGACGAACGGGGCAACCCGTCGACCGATCTGCCTGCGTTCTGCGACGGGAACCTCGTCGAACCGCTGATCCACGGGGCGACCTACTTCGACGCGCTGGCCAGCGAGGTCGAGGCACTCGGGCCGGGGGACCACCTGTTCTTCACCGATTGGCGCGGGGATCCCGACCAGAAGATGCGCGACGACGGACCGACGGTCCGGGAACTGTTCTCCGCCGCTGCCGAACGCGGAGTCGTGGTGAAGGGGCTGGTGTGGCGCTCACACCTCGATCAGCTGTCCTACAGCGAGGCGGAGAACCAGCACCTCGGCGAGGCGATCGAACGCGCCGGCGGAGAGGTGCTGCTCGATCAGCGGGTGCGGATCGGCGGTTCGCACCACCAGAAACTGGTCGTGATCCGCCATCCCGGCGCGCCCGAACGCGACGTGGCGTTCGCGGGCGGTATCGATCTGTGTCATTCGCGCCGTGACGACGAGTCGCACCGCGGCGATCCGCAGGCCATCGAGATGTCCAAGCGCTACGGCGACAACCCGCCCTGGCACGACGCGCAGCTGCGGCTGCGGGGTCCGGTGGTCGGCGCGCTGGACAGCACCTTCCGTGAGCGGTGGAACGACCCGGCGCCGTTGGACACGCTCAACCCCGTCGCGTGGGTGGTGGACCGCCTGCGCGGCGCCGACCTGAAGGCCGACCCGCTGCCCGAGCAGCCGCCCGATCCGCCACCCTGCGGACCGCATGCGGTGCAGGTGCTGCGCACATATCCCGACGCGCACTTCACCTACGACTTCGCCCCGCACGGTGAGCGCAGTGTGGCCCGTGGATACACCAAGGCGGTGCGGCGCGCCCGCCGGCTGATCTACCTCGAGGATCAGTACCTGTGGTCCAAGCAGGTCGCCGAACTGTTCGCCAAGGCGCTCGCCGACAATCCCGATCTGCACCTGATCGCGGTGATACCGCGCTATCCCGATGTCGACGGCCGGTTGGCGCTGCCGCCGAACCAGGTCGGCCGCAGCCAGGCCATCGACGCGTGCCGGGCGGCCGGCCCCGACCGGGTGCACATCTTCGACGTCGAAAACCACCAGGGCACACCGGTTTACGTACACGCCAAGGTGTGCGTGGTCGACGACGTGTGGGCGTGTGTGGGCAGCGACAACTTCAATCGCCGGTCGTGGACGCATGACAGCGAGTTGTCGTGCGCGGTGCTCGATGACACCCGCGACGAGCGGGCCCCGCGAGATCCGGCCGGCCTCGGCGACGGTGCGCGCGTGTTCGCCCGGGATCTGCGGTTGCGCCTGATGCGTGAGCACCTCGATCGCTCCGACGACGCCGACCTGGTCGACCCGGCCGATGCGGTGCGCGAAATCACCGCCACGGCAAAGGCATTGGACGACTGGTACGAGGGCGGGCAGGTCGGGCCTCGGCCGCCCGGTCGACTGCGCGCCCACCGCACCGAGGAGCTGGGCCGGTTCACCCGGATGTGGGCGGTCCCGGTGTACCGGATGATGTACGACCCGGACGGTCGCTCGTACCGGGCACGGTTGCGTGGCGAGTGGTGA
- a CDS encoding cytochrome P450, with product MTTLDVGLPTVDYENERDPEDAHRILAAARERGPVALGAHGPEILTYDLARTVLRDDRFAIPKGLALASQGITSGPVWDRAVDSLLSRDGEDHHRLRRLVCKAFTPKASARLRDTCVEVINDLVDPHAATGAVDVVADIARPYPIPVICALLGAPAEDWSRFSAWADDIFKVFAWNVAEDADDIERAWTELDGYNDALVRARRDALTDDLFSDLIRAEVDGDRLAHDELLMLAGGLLMAGTDTTRNQLAAAVGVLCDRPDQWELLAANPELIPRAVDELMRFCPVIFTTIRTARDDVELPGLRVAAGEMVIVNIAAANRDPAAFDRPDRLDVTREGAAAMLTFGGGMHYCLGSHLARTELVEALTVITQRMPHPRRTAPERWKPLTGISGPATLPLAFDAGN from the coding sequence ATGACAACACTGGACGTCGGGTTGCCGACCGTCGACTACGAGAACGAGCGTGATCCCGAAGATGCGCACCGCATCCTCGCCGCGGCGCGCGAGCGTGGGCCCGTCGCACTCGGCGCACACGGTCCCGAGATCCTGACCTACGACCTCGCGCGCACGGTGCTGCGCGACGACCGTTTCGCGATCCCGAAGGGGCTGGCCCTCGCCTCGCAGGGCATCACGTCGGGACCCGTCTGGGACCGGGCCGTCGACAGCCTGCTCAGCCGCGACGGCGAAGACCACCACCGCCTGCGCCGGCTGGTGTGCAAGGCGTTCACCCCGAAAGCGTCTGCGCGACTGCGTGACACGTGCGTCGAGGTGATCAACGACCTCGTCGACCCGCATGCCGCGACCGGCGCCGTCGACGTCGTCGCCGACATCGCGCGGCCCTACCCCATCCCGGTCATCTGTGCACTGCTCGGCGCGCCCGCCGAGGACTGGTCTCGGTTCTCGGCGTGGGCCGACGACATCTTCAAGGTGTTCGCCTGGAACGTCGCCGAGGATGCCGACGACATCGAACGCGCGTGGACCGAACTCGATGGCTACAACGACGCGCTCGTCCGGGCCCGGCGCGACGCCCTCACCGACGACCTGTTCTCCGACCTGATCCGGGCCGAGGTCGACGGCGACCGGCTCGCCCACGACGAACTGCTGATGCTGGCCGGCGGATTGCTCATGGCCGGAACCGATACCACGCGCAACCAACTCGCCGCGGCCGTCGGCGTGCTGTGTGACCGGCCCGACCAGTGGGAGCTGCTGGCCGCGAACCCGGAACTGATCCCCCGCGCCGTCGACGAGTTGATGCGGTTCTGCCCCGTCATCTTCACCACCATCCGTACCGCGCGGGATGACGTCGAGCTTCCGGGATTGCGGGTTGCCGCAGGCGAGATGGTCATCGTCAACATCGCAGCCGCCAACCGCGACCCCGCCGCGTTCGACCGACCCGACCGGCTCGACGTCACCCGTGAGGGCGCTGCCGCCATGCTCACCTTCGGCGGCGGCATGCACTACTGCCTCGGCTCGCACCTGGCCCGGACGGAACTCGTCGAGGCGCTCACGGTGATCACCCAGCGGATGCCCCATCCGCGCCGCACCGCCCCCGAACGCTGGAAACCGTTGACCGGCATCAGCGGTCCCGCGACGCTCCCGCTCGCGTTCGACGCGGGGAACTGA
- a CDS encoding HNH endonuclease signature motif containing protein: protein MFDSLAAGELVSALAESSREESVLIGRRMAMVAQLLARRTWEAEAEDPDCGYMIVTGLQRTSAEVASAMNLPPGAASTLVAHAHALDSRFPKVMAVLCAGDTDWRTVQIVLTRTGLVGDLSILAALDTRLSAQVARWSSWSRKRVINAVDAAVRNLDPDAIRERETAEDKRRFDVIPAGDGTAKVDGVLDAEAAVIVDEKIAALADGVCPQDPRTLDQRRADAVAAMAQGLRLACRCPACTSAGAPTPAVDEGRGVQVVVNVIAERSTVLGVGDKPGYLAGFGVVDAEVVRRMAERATLRVLSPPSVTPEQMKRYQPTAAVERFVRMRDLTCRFPGCDRPAQRCDLDHTIPFNHLDPSAGGYTTASNLKCLCRHHHRLKTFHDGWRDLQLPDGTIVWTSPTGRVYCTAPGGVELFPRLGSPACVEPTPRRRNPSRERADRIARRRENNRTLRPVNAARRRLHAARTHEIATRQDRNRRRRTALLMTRHRRTTNPYTRWLNEPHQPETLPPHWRPPHQPDTPPF from the coding sequence ATGTTCGATAGTCTGGCGGCGGGGGAGTTGGTGAGTGCGCTTGCCGAGTCGTCGCGTGAGGAGTCGGTGTTGATCGGGCGTCGGATGGCGATGGTGGCTCAACTGTTGGCGCGGCGCACCTGGGAGGCCGAGGCGGAGGACCCGGATTGCGGGTACATGATCGTGACCGGGTTGCAGCGCACCAGCGCCGAGGTGGCGTCGGCGATGAACCTGCCGCCGGGCGCGGCGAGCACGCTGGTCGCCCATGCGCATGCGTTGGACAGCCGGTTCCCGAAGGTCATGGCCGTGCTGTGCGCGGGGGACACTGATTGGCGCACGGTGCAGATCGTCCTCACCCGCACCGGGTTGGTCGGTGATCTGTCGATTTTGGCCGCCCTGGACACCCGGTTGTCGGCGCAGGTGGCGCGGTGGTCGTCGTGGTCCCGTAAGCGGGTCATCAACGCCGTGGACGCCGCGGTACGCAATCTGGATCCCGATGCGATCCGGGAACGCGAAACCGCCGAGGACAAGCGGCGTTTCGATGTCATCCCGGCCGGAGACGGCACCGCGAAGGTCGACGGGGTCCTCGACGCCGAAGCCGCGGTCATCGTGGACGAGAAGATCGCCGCGCTGGCCGACGGGGTGTGCCCGCAGGATCCGCGCACCCTCGATCAGCGCCGCGCCGATGCGGTGGCGGCCATGGCCCAAGGGCTGAGGCTGGCCTGCCGGTGCCCGGCCTGCACCAGCGCCGGCGCACCCACGCCGGCGGTGGACGAGGGACGTGGCGTCCAGGTGGTGGTCAACGTGATCGCCGAGCGGTCCACCGTGCTCGGTGTCGGCGACAAACCCGGTTATCTGGCCGGGTTCGGGGTCGTCGATGCCGAGGTGGTGCGGCGGATGGCCGAGCGGGCCACGCTGCGGGTGCTGAGCCCGCCGAGCGTCACGCCCGAACAGATGAAGCGCTATCAGCCGACGGCGGCGGTGGAACGGTTTGTGCGGATGCGGGATCTGACCTGCCGCTTCCCTGGATGTGACCGGCCCGCGCAGCGCTGCGATCTGGACCATACGATCCCGTTCAACCACCTCGACCCGTCGGCGGGTGGGTACACCACAGCGAGTAATCTGAAATGTCTGTGCCGGCACCATCATCGGCTCAAAACTTTCCACGACGGCTGGCGGGATCTGCAACTTCCTGACGGCACCATCGTGTGGACCTCACCGACCGGGCGGGTGTATTGCACCGCGCCCGGTGGGGTGGAGTTGTTCCCGCGCCTGGGGTCACCGGCGTGTGTGGAGCCCACACCGCGGCGGCGCAACCCGTCGCGCGAGCGTGCCGACCGCATCGCGCGCCGACGGGAGAACAACCGCACGCTGCGTCCGGTCAACGCCGCGCGCCGCCGGCTCCACGCCGCCCGCACACATGAGATCGCCACCCGCCAAGACCGCAACCGCCGACGCCGCACCGCACTGCTAATGACCCGACACCGCAGAACCACCAACCCCTACACGCGCTGGCTCAACGAACCCCACCAACCCGAAACCCTCCCACCCCACTGGCGACCACCCCACCAACCCGACACCCCACCCTTCTGA
- the map gene encoding type I methionyl aminopeptidase, giving the protein MLELKTPREIEAMRTTGAFIAELLDDLQSRARVGVNLLDLEHRARQLIEDRGAVSCYWDYAPSFGRGPFRNVICLSVNDAVLHGLPHDYVLRDGDLLSMDIAVSIDGWVADSARSLIVGTPRAEDQRLIEATERALAAGIEAARPGGRLGDISAAIGSVAADYGYPVNTQFGGHGLGRTMHEDPHVSNQGRAGRGLKLQPGLTLALEPWLACGTDKIVYDPDGWTIRSADGSRTAHSEHTIAITEDGPVVLTRRAD; this is encoded by the coding sequence GTGTTGGAACTGAAGACGCCACGGGAGATCGAGGCGATGCGCACCACTGGCGCCTTCATCGCCGAATTGCTCGACGATCTGCAGTCGCGTGCCCGGGTGGGGGTGAACCTGCTCGATCTCGAACACCGCGCCCGGCAGTTGATCGAGGACCGCGGCGCGGTGTCCTGCTACTGGGACTATGCGCCGTCGTTCGGCCGTGGCCCGTTCCGCAACGTGATCTGCCTGTCGGTCAACGACGCGGTGCTGCACGGCCTCCCCCACGACTACGTGTTGCGGGACGGGGATCTGCTGAGTATGGACATCGCGGTGTCGATCGACGGATGGGTGGCCGATTCGGCGCGCAGCCTGATCGTCGGCACACCACGGGCCGAGGACCAGCGGTTGATCGAGGCGACCGAGCGCGCGCTGGCCGCCGGCATCGAGGCCGCGCGTCCCGGCGGTCGCCTCGGTGACATCTCCGCGGCGATCGGCAGTGTCGCCGCGGACTACGGCTATCCGGTCAACACCCAGTTCGGGGGGCACGGACTCGGCCGCACGATGCACGAGGACCCGCACGTCTCGAACCAGGGGCGCGCCGGGCGCGGCCTGAAGCTGCAGCCCGGACTGACGCTCGCGCTGGAACCGTGGCTCGCCTGCGGCACCGACAAGATCGTGTACGACCCCGACGGGTGGACCATCCGATCGGCCGACGGTTCGCGCACCGCGCACAGCGAGCACACCATTGCGATCACTGAGGATGGACCGGTCGTCCTGACCCGCCGCGCGGACTGA